The proteins below are encoded in one region of Huiozyma naganishii CBS 8797 chromosome 7, complete genome:
- the CUE4 gene encoding Cue4p (similar to Saccharomyces cerevisiae CUE1 (YMR264W) and CUE4 (YML101C); ancestral locus Anc_8.816) — protein sequence MDNSTIVLIGILILGYLLTLKQNSKKREEKLKLINRVRNLKAEENEMLATPKTDTKETPQNLNPEGVTDGEEKPDLDEIEDKKPFTKREVTQDMIEVVQTLAPNLDVEQIRASLQKTGSIEKTVTYYLAGEEFPSADE from the coding sequence ATGGACAATTCAACGATTGTGCTGATTGGTATTTTGATTTTAGGGTATCTGCttactttgaaacagaattcgaagaagagagaggagaaattgaagCTGATAAATAGAGTACGAAACTTGAAGGCAGAGGAGAACGAGATGTTAGCAACACCTAAAACGGATACGAAAGAGACTCCCCAAAACCTCAACCCTGAAGGTGTGACTGACGGAGAGGAGAAGCCTGATCTGGACGAGATTGAGGACAAAAAACCGTTTACCAAGAGAGAAGTAACTCAGGATATGATCGAAGTGGTACAAACATTAGCCCCAAATTTGGACGTTGAACAGATTCGTGCCAGTCTGCAAAAGACAGGATCTATTGAAAAGACGGTGACCTACTATCTGGCTGGGGAAGAGTTCCCATCTGCTGATGAGTGA
- the CAC2 gene encoding Cac2p (similar to Saccharomyces cerevisiae CAC2 (YML102W); ancestral locus Anc_8.817) encodes MEASNLQIYWHESQPVYSVCFQPSRAGLRPSGQKLFTAGGDNKVRVWSLNVQKKDHSDNDPRGEVNAIEFISSLQQHEQAVNVLRFNHKGDKLASAGDDGQIIIWEQESPDGARSFQTPLMTRDSDSEVQDGSDPQEKWVICRRLRHSSNSEIYDLCWSPCDQYIVVGCMDNCVRVFNVATEQCILHSKEHNHYVQGVTWDPRNEFILSQSTDRSVNVYKLEFSTSGDELTEMKLANKIVKCELPARSSVDRLTMDFTKSRSGYLFHNETLPSFFRRLTVSPCGTLFCIPAGIFKTQEAAESANNLECHNSVYIYSRAAIKSNSNKPVAVLSFLKKPAIAISFNSNLYTLEGGTNPYIDLPYKLIFAVATTNEVLVYDTVSLKPLAVVGNLHYTPLTDLSWSEDGSLLMISSTDGFCSYIAMGTSLFGSKLTNRTEVLKELYADHLGNDRLTVPSATETVGTPRDDKNSIINILPVKKKIKHNATE; translated from the coding sequence ATGGAGGCTTCTAATTTGCAGATATATTGGCATGAGTCACAACCAGTGTACAGTGTGTGTTTCCAGCCGTCTAGGGCCGGCTTGCGCCCCAGTGGgcagaaactgttcaccGCTGGAGGTGACAACAAAGTACGTGTCTGGTCCTTGAATGTTCAGAAAAAAGATCACAGTGACAATGACCCGCGTGGGGAAGTGAATGCTATAGAGTTTATATCGTCGCTTCAACAGCACGAGCAAGCTGTAAACGTGTTGCGGTTCAACCACAAAGGTGACAAATTGGCCTCTGCTGGCGATGACGGACAGATTATCATCTGGGAGCAAGAGAGCCCGGATGGTGCCCGGAGTTTCCAAACGCCGCTTATGACCCGGGATAGCGACAGTGAGGTGCAAGATGGTTCAGACCCACAAGAAAAGTGGGTTATTTGCAGAAGGTTAAGACACTCATCTAACTCTGAAATATACGATCTGTGTTGGTCGCCCTGTGACCAATATATCGTCGTTGGGTGCATGGACAACTGCGTCCGTGTATTCAACGTCGCCACGGAACAATGTATATTACATTCGAAAGAGCACAACCATTACGTCCAGGGGGTCACTTGGGACCCTCGGAATGAGTTTATCTTGTCGCAGTCAACGGATAGATCTGTCAACGTGTACAAGTTAGAGTTCTCGACATCGGGGGATGAACTGACCGAAATGAAACTGGCAAATAAGATTGTTAAGTGTGAATTGCCGGCAAGGTCGTCCGTGGACCGGTTGACAATGGATTTCACCAAGAGTAGGTCCGGTTATCTGTTCCACAATGAAACGTTGCCCTCCTTCTTTAGACGGCTGACCGTGTCACCCTGTGGGACCCTTTTCTGCATCCCTGCAGGGATTTTCAAGACTCAGGAGGCCGCGGAATCGGCAAATAACCTGGAATGTCACAACTCCGTTTACATATACTCAAGAGCGGCTATAAAGTCCAACAGTAATAAACCAGTGGCCGTCTTGtcctttttgaagaaacctGCTATCGCGATATCCTTCAATAGCAACCTTTACACGCTGGAGGGAGGGACCAACCCGTACATTGACCTACCTTACAAATTAATATTTGCAGTGGCTACCACGAACGAGGTGTTGGTTTACGATACCGTGTCGTTAAAACCGCTAGCGGTTGTCGGGAATTTGCATTACACACCTCTGACGGATTTATCTTGGTCGGAAGATGGTTCTTTGTTGATGATCTCATCCACTGACGGGTTTTGTTCGTACATCGCCATGGGCACATCGCTATTCGGGTCGAAATTGACCAACCGTACAGAGGTTCTGAAAGAACTGTATGCGGACCACTTAGGAAACGATAGATTGACGGTGCCTTCAGCCACAGAGACTGTGGGAACCCCAAGGGACGACAAGAACAGCATAATAAATATACTGCccgtgaagaagaaaataaaacacaATGCTACAGAGTAA